Proteins from a genomic interval of Natranaeroarchaeum aerophilus:
- a CDS encoding type II toxin-antitoxin system HicB family antitoxin: MSTDSSSNHDPPTGTTITLTRETNWWVAKDEETGVASQGKSRQEALENLDEALHGYHGDGDPPSDEDLREMGIDPENNTSDSLDDSEIFE, translated from the coding sequence ATGAGCACTGACTCCAGCAGCAATCACGACCCGCCGACGGGCACCACGATCACGCTTACCCGTGAAACCAACTGGTGGGTCGCAAAGGATGAAGAAACCGGCGTCGCCAGTCAGGGTAAGAGCCGCCAGGAGGCACTTGAAAACCTCGATGAAGCACTTCACGGCTATCATGGAGATGGCGACCCTCCTAGCGACGAGGATCTCCGCGAGATGGGGATTGACCCCGAGAACAACACCTCCGACTCTCTCGATGACTCGGAAATTTTCGAGTAA
- a CDS encoding type II toxin-antitoxin system HicA family toxin gives MSYSPFSGRDVVKVMVNSGIYEWKRTRGDHAILRWEPPEDHDAEARTVPVPLHDEISEGTLKDIADQAGANDYQKFKAWIDQNR, from the coding sequence ATGTCGTACTCGCCGTTCTCAGGACGAGACGTAGTGAAGGTGATGGTCAACAGCGGAATCTACGAGTGGAAGCGCACGCGCGGCGACCATGCGATCCTCCGCTGGGAGCCGCCCGAGGACCACGACGCCGAAGCGCGTACCGTCCCAGTCCCGCTTCACGACGAGATCAGCGAGGGCACGCTCAAAGACATCGCAGATCAGGCCGGCGCGAACGACTACCAGAAATTCAAAGCCTGGATCGACCAAAACCGATAA